In Parasphingorhabdus halotolerans, a single window of DNA contains:
- a CDS encoding DUF3617 domain-containing protein — MKFLNLIKTAGLSSVAFFAFTVAAPAQAPDLALLDGLQKGSWTLKERGASDSSKRICLGDAKLLLQVQHGSAKCTRYVIEDKPNVLRVSYKCGNLGHGVTEIRRESSGLIQLNSQGISSGSPFSFSAEGRRTGAC, encoded by the coding sequence ATGAAGTTTTTGAATTTGATAAAAACAGCCGGATTATCTTCCGTAGCGTTTTTTGCGTTCACCGTAGCAGCACCGGCGCAAGCACCGGACCTTGCGCTTTTAGATGGCCTGCAAAAGGGCAGCTGGACTCTGAAAGAACGTGGCGCGTCAGATAGCAGTAAGCGCATTTGTCTTGGTGATGCCAAATTGCTTCTGCAAGTTCAACACGGCAGTGCCAAATGTACTCGCTATGTCATCGAAGACAAGCCAAACGTCCTCCGCGTTAGTTACAAATGCGGAAATCTTGGACATGGTGTCACGGAAATTCGGCGCGAATCGAGTGGATTGATCCAGCTGAATTCCCAGGGCATTTCTAGCGGCTCACCATTCTCTTTTTCTGCAGAAGGTCGTAGAACTGGCGCTTGCTGA
- a CDS encoding Hsp33 family molecular chaperone HslO, which produces MADISLIDQTLSFSIPAKHCRGRAVRLGTVLDEILLAHNYPEQIKALLAEAVCLTAMLGSLLKDEGSQLTLQAQTESGVISLLACDYKNGGLRGYVQFDAERLALQPIEPSLMALFGKGYLAITFDQPPPRGRSQGIVALEGASLSEAVQNYFLQSEQLPTIIRVAVNCDGAHSVAGGLLVQYLPEGEDGKERLHVRMDHPEWEHVAVMGGSVTPNELTDPALALEDLLWRLFSESDEVRVLSGKPCVKACRCNEDHIRDVIARFPKEDKEDMIGEDGTISIDCAFCSKKFIISGASLNN; this is translated from the coding sequence ATGGCAGATATCTCGCTTATAGATCAAACGCTTTCCTTTTCCATCCCGGCAAAACATTGCCGCGGTAGGGCAGTTCGCTTGGGTACGGTGCTCGATGAGATATTGCTGGCACATAATTACCCTGAGCAGATCAAAGCCCTTCTGGCCGAGGCAGTTTGCCTTACCGCCATGCTGGGCAGCTTGCTAAAGGATGAAGGCTCGCAGCTCACATTGCAGGCACAGACAGAAAGCGGCGTTATCAGCCTGCTGGCATGTGACTATAAAAACGGTGGGCTGCGTGGTTATGTGCAGTTTGATGCCGAACGATTAGCTTTGCAGCCTATCGAACCAAGCCTGATGGCACTCTTTGGTAAAGGTTATCTGGCGATTACCTTTGACCAGCCGCCGCCACGGGGCCGGAGCCAGGGCATTGTTGCGTTAGAAGGTGCAAGCCTTTCGGAGGCAGTTCAGAATTATTTTCTTCAATCTGAGCAATTGCCGACAATAATCCGTGTCGCAGTGAACTGTGATGGTGCGCACAGCGTGGCGGGTGGCTTGCTGGTACAGTATCTTCCGGAAGGTGAGGACGGCAAAGAACGGCTGCACGTTCGGATGGATCATCCCGAATGGGAGCATGTCGCGGTCATGGGCGGTAGCGTTACGCCGAATGAGCTCACTGATCCAGCGCTTGCGCTGGAAGATTTGCTATGGCGATTGTTCAGCGAGAGCGACGAAGTGAGGGTTTTGAGCGGTAAACCGTGCGTTAAGGCTTGCCGCTGTAATGAAGATCATATCCGGGACGTCATTGCGCGTTTTCCGAAAGAAGATAAGGAAGATATGATTGGCGAAGATGGAACTATTTCGATTGATTGCGCGTTTTGCAGCAAGAAGTTCATCATCTCGGGCGCGAGCCTGAACAATTAA
- the queE gene encoding 7-carboxy-7-deazaguanine synthase produces MSYAVKEIFLTLQGEGVHAGRRAVFMRFTGCNLWSGLEKDRASAVCQFCDTDFVGMDGAGGGRFKTAADLAKAAASVWGNDPELRFIVITGGEPMLQIDEVLIQALHDAGFEIAIESNGTLPVPRSIDWICISPKAGSTTVQRSGDELKLVWPQKGSDWQDMAHWDFANHLVQPMDARGDDAASAANLESAIAFVQANPKWRLSLQTHKILGLA; encoded by the coding sequence ATGAGTTATGCGGTCAAAGAGATTTTCCTGACTCTGCAGGGCGAGGGTGTTCACGCTGGCCGCCGGGCTGTATTTATGCGTTTCACCGGCTGTAATCTCTGGTCTGGTCTCGAAAAAGACCGGGCAAGCGCGGTCTGCCAGTTTTGTGATACGGATTTTGTCGGGATGGACGGCGCGGGAGGTGGTCGCTTCAAAACTGCAGCTGATCTCGCGAAGGCTGCGGCTTCTGTTTGGGGTAATGACCCGGAACTGCGCTTCATTGTTATCACAGGCGGGGAGCCGATGCTGCAAATTGATGAAGTCCTAATCCAAGCGCTGCACGATGCCGGATTTGAAATTGCGATTGAATCCAACGGTACGCTGCCAGTGCCCCGTTCAATTGATTGGATTTGCATCAGCCCCAAAGCAGGCAGTACAACCGTACAGCGATCCGGTGATGAACTGAAACTGGTATGGCCACAGAAAGGAAGCGATTGGCAGGATATGGCACATTGGGATTTTGCCAATCACCTTGTTCAGCCGATGGATGCGCGCGGAGATGATGCTGCGAGCGCGGCCAATCTGGAGAGCGCCATCGCGTTTGTCCAGGCCAATCCGAAATGGCGATTGTCATTGCAGACCCATAAAATTCTGGGATTGGCGTAG
- the hemF gene encoding oxygen-dependent coproporphyrinogen oxidase — translation MTTQLDEQQLTAQAWFTELRDSICAEFEAIETEAGSDTKFDYIPWDRSNPDGSPGGGGTQGLMKGKVFEKVGVNISTVDGTFSEEFAKSIHGAEENPQFFATGISLVAHMANPHVPAVHMNTRFLCTTKRWFGGGADLNPPIPYEEDTEEFHARFRSACAPHSPEYFPKFKKWADDYFYIPHRNAHRGVGGIFYDHLELEKDVDFDRHFAFTQDVGRAFLDVFPKLVRRRMNMEWSPEEKEQQLVWRGRYAEFNLVYDRGTTFGLKTGGNVDAILMSLPPEAKWT, via the coding sequence ATGACGACACAGTTGGACGAACAGCAGTTAACGGCTCAGGCTTGGTTCACGGAATTGCGCGATTCCATCTGTGCCGAGTTTGAGGCGATTGAAACCGAGGCTGGCAGCGATACCAAGTTTGACTATATTCCGTGGGACCGGTCCAATCCCGATGGTAGCCCTGGCGGCGGCGGTACACAGGGACTGATGAAGGGCAAGGTCTTCGAGAAGGTCGGAGTGAATATTTCTACCGTTGATGGCACATTCAGCGAGGAGTTCGCAAAATCCATCCACGGCGCGGAGGAAAACCCGCAGTTCTTCGCCACCGGCATCAGTCTGGTGGCGCATATGGCAAACCCCCATGTTCCTGCTGTACATATGAACACGCGATTCCTGTGCACCACCAAACGCTGGTTTGGCGGCGGTGCGGACCTCAATCCGCCGATACCTTACGAGGAAGACACGGAAGAGTTCCATGCCCGGTTTCGGTCTGCATGCGCGCCCCACAGCCCGGAATATTTTCCAAAGTTTAAAAAATGGGCTGATGACTATTTTTATATCCCTCACCGCAACGCCCATCGCGGCGTTGGCGGTATATTTTATGACCATCTTGAGCTTGAGAAAGATGTAGACTTTGATCGCCACTTTGCTTTCACGCAAGATGTCGGGCGGGCATTTCTCGATGTTTTCCCGAAGCTGGTGCGTCGCAGGATGAATATGGAATGGTCTCCCGAAGAGAAAGAGCAGCAACTGGTATGGCGCGGACGCTACGCTGAGTTTAATCTGGTTTATGATCGCGGCACCACTTTTGGCTTAAAAACCGGTGGTAATGTCGATGCCATTTTGATGAGCCTGCCGCCCGAGGCCAAGTGGACTTAG
- the lipB gene encoding lipoyl(octanoyl) transferase LipB, whose product MNDVNQVEWRTSERLIAYPDALEEMEARNTAVQAGEEEELIWFLEHPPLYTAGTSSDPTELLSSQFPVFETGRGGRHTYHGPGQRVGYIILDLKRRNADVRGFVHALEAWVIAALGEFGIDARAVEGRVGIWCDTPDGQEAKIGAIGIRIRKWVTMHGFSVNIDPDLSHFNGIIPCGISEYPVTSLKALGHKIKMAEFDSALKKTAAAFFQEIAK is encoded by the coding sequence ATGAATGACGTAAATCAAGTTGAGTGGCGCACCAGTGAACGGCTGATTGCCTATCCTGACGCGCTGGAAGAAATGGAAGCGCGCAATACAGCCGTGCAAGCGGGTGAGGAGGAAGAGCTGATTTGGTTTCTGGAACATCCCCCGCTTTACACAGCTGGTACAAGTTCCGACCCGACTGAGCTGCTCAGTTCGCAATTCCCCGTTTTTGAAACTGGCCGCGGCGGTCGGCATACTTATCATGGCCCGGGTCAACGGGTGGGCTATATCATTCTCGACCTCAAAAGGCGCAATGCGGATGTTCGGGGTTTTGTACATGCGCTCGAAGCATGGGTGATTGCAGCACTGGGAGAGTTCGGCATCGATGCGCGCGCGGTAGAAGGTCGCGTCGGCATCTGGTGCGATACGCCTGATGGCCAAGAAGCCAAAATCGGAGCTATTGGCATTCGTATCCGAAAGTGGGTCACGATGCATGGCTTCTCGGTCAATATTGATCCTGACCTCAGCCATTTTAACGGTATTATCCCCTGCGGGATCAGCGAATATCCAGTTACCAGTCTCAAAGCACTAGGACATAAAATAAAAATGGCGGAATTTGATAGTGCGCTGAAAAAAACCGCAGCGGCTTTTTTTCAGGAAATTGCCAAATAG
- the petA gene encoding ubiquinol-cytochrome c reductase iron-sulfur subunit, with protein MATVETADSIGSDEETEGVRRRDFINIAAVSFAGAGAVATVFPLVNQMNPSADVLALASIEVDISAIERGQAVKTSWRKQPIFIRNLTDAEIAEANAVAVDDLRDPQTLAERTSVGKENWLITLGVCTHLGCVPLGAAQGEVKGEYGGYFCPCHGSHYDTAARIRKGPAPKNLEVPEHEFLSDTVVKIG; from the coding sequence ATGGCAACTGTTGAAACGGCTGATTCGATAGGTTCAGACGAAGAAACCGAAGGCGTTCGCCGTCGGGATTTTATAAATATAGCGGCGGTGAGCTTTGCTGGCGCTGGCGCGGTGGCCACGGTATTTCCACTGGTCAACCAGATGAACCCGAGCGCCGATGTATTGGCGTTGGCGTCTATTGAGGTTGATATTTCCGCGATTGAGCGTGGGCAGGCGGTTAAAACCTCATGGCGCAAACAACCCATTTTTATCCGCAATCTTACAGATGCCGAAATTGCTGAAGCTAATGCAGTGGCAGTTGATGATCTCCGCGATCCACAGACTTTGGCTGAGCGCACGTCCGTCGGCAAAGAAAATTGGCTGATCACTCTGGGTGTGTGTACACATCTTGGCTGTGTTCCGCTCGGCGCGGCGCAAGGCGAAGTGAAAGGCGAGTATGGCGGTTATTTCTGCCCTTGCCACGGTTCGCACTATGATACCGCAGCGCGTATCCGCAAAGGCCCGGCACCAAAAAACCTTGAAGTGCCAGAGCATGAATTCCTATCAGACACCGTCGTGAAAATCGGCTAA
- the queC gene encoding 7-cyano-7-deazaguanine synthase QueC: MESTNQVTPTKTAIVLLSGGMDSMVSGALAREQGYKIIALTIDYNQRHKIELQSAVQIAAKLDVAEHIVLPLDLSRFGGSALTDNIDVPKSGVTNEIPVTYVPARNLIFLSLTLGLAEARDARDIFIGVNALDYSGYPDCRPEFIEGFERLADLATKAGDEGSGFTIQTPLQYMTKADIAKVAVRLDIDPALSWSCYDPAEGNLHCGYCDSCRLRQKGFEEAGIADPTRYAAKS, translated from the coding sequence ATGGAAAGCACCAATCAAGTAACCCCGACCAAAACGGCAATAGTGCTCCTCTCGGGCGGAATGGATTCGATGGTTTCGGGCGCTTTGGCGCGGGAACAGGGCTATAAAATCATCGCGCTAACAATCGACTATAACCAACGCCACAAAATTGAGTTGCAGTCCGCCGTTCAGATTGCCGCCAAGCTTGATGTTGCCGAACATATCGTTCTCCCGCTTGATCTCAGCCGCTTTGGTGGTTCTGCGCTAACCGACAACATTGATGTACCAAAAAGCGGTGTGACCAACGAAATTCCGGTAACCTATGTGCCGGCGCGCAATCTTATTTTCCTTTCGCTTACCCTCGGATTGGCAGAGGCGCGGGATGCACGAGATATTTTTATTGGTGTGAACGCGCTGGATTATTCCGGTTACCCCGATTGCCGGCCCGAGTTTATTGAAGGCTTTGAGCGACTCGCAGACCTTGCAACCAAAGCTGGAGATGAAGGAAGCGGCTTCACTATTCAAACACCTCTGCAATATATGACGAAGGCGGATATCGCCAAGGTGGCGGTGCGACTTGATATTGATCCGGCGCTTAGCTGGTCTTGCTACGATCCTGCTGAAGGCAACCTGCATTGCGGCTATTGCGACAGCTGCCGGTTGCGGCAAAAAGGTTTTGAGGAAGCCGGTATTGCCGATCCCACCCGCTATGCCGCCAAATCATGA
- the argF gene encoding ornithine carbamoyltransferase produces the protein MIRHFLDLSDAGGDAIAMMIADAIDRKEARVSWPKGKVDADAPLAGHVLAMIFEKSSTRTRVSFDVAIRQLGGTSIVMDSGSMQLGRGETVADTAKVLSRMCDAIMIRTDDHAKIEELAANATVPVINGLTDLSHPCQIVADLLTLVERGKALPGLEVCWLGDGNNVLNSIVEAAGLMKFNVRIGCPQGYDPDQAFIETAQSAGVKISVHRDEMEAVSGADVVITDTWVSMGQEHVHNKMAAMMPYQVNDVMMEQAKSDALFMHCLPAHRGEEVMPSVIDGPQSVVWDEAENRIHAQKSVLRWVFNQI, from the coding sequence GTGATCCGACATTTTCTAGACCTTTCAGACGCTGGTGGTGATGCTATCGCAATGATGATCGCCGATGCGATTGACCGGAAAGAAGCGCGTGTTTCATGGCCGAAAGGCAAGGTGGATGCAGATGCGCCATTAGCTGGCCATGTGCTCGCCATGATCTTTGAAAAAAGCAGCACCCGCACGCGTGTTTCCTTTGATGTCGCTATTCGCCAATTGGGTGGCACCAGCATTGTGATGGATAGCGGGTCCATGCAGCTGGGACGCGGGGAAACGGTTGCCGATACCGCGAAAGTTCTTTCGCGCATGTGCGATGCAATCATGATCCGCACAGATGATCATGCGAAAATTGAAGAACTTGCTGCCAATGCAACTGTGCCGGTCATAAATGGCCTGACTGACCTATCGCACCCCTGCCAGATAGTCGCGGATTTACTAACACTCGTTGAGCGTGGTAAAGCGTTGCCTGGACTGGAGGTGTGCTGGCTTGGCGATGGTAACAACGTACTCAACTCGATTGTTGAGGCGGCAGGGTTGATGAAATTCAACGTCCGTATCGGCTGTCCGCAAGGCTATGATCCTGATCAGGCTTTTATCGAAACCGCGCAGTCTGCGGGCGTAAAAATATCCGTGCATCGAGATGAGATGGAAGCGGTCAGCGGCGCAGATGTTGTCATTACCGATACATGGGTGTCGATGGGGCAGGAGCATGTCCATAATAAAATGGCTGCAATGATGCCCTATCAGGTTAATGACGTGATGATGGAACAGGCCAAGTCGGACGCGCTGTTTATGCACTGTCTGCCTGCTCACCGCGGTGAAGAAGTCATGCCATCGGTAATCGACGGGCCGCAATCGGTCGTGTGGGACGAGGCCGAAAACCGCATCCATGCACAAAAATCCGTTTTGCGATGGGTGTTCAATCAAATCTAA
- a CDS encoding tRNA (cytidine(34)-2'-O)-methyltransferase, with amino-acid sequence MRVAVYQPDIAGNLGTILRTCACMDVAVDIIEPCGFPFSDRSLKRAGMDYFEQADFTRHADWDTFLGFSDSRSSRLVLLSSKAAMPYHEFEFENDDILLFGSEGSGVPLSVHERANARITIPMRKGMRSLNLAVSAGMALGEALRQTGRYPQ; translated from the coding sequence ATGAGAGTAGCTGTTTACCAACCCGATATCGCTGGAAATTTAGGAACGATTCTAAGGACATGCGCCTGTATGGATGTTGCTGTCGATATCATTGAACCCTGTGGTTTCCCGTTTAGCGATCGAAGCTTGAAACGCGCAGGGATGGACTATTTCGAACAGGCGGATTTCACGCGCCACGCTGATTGGGATACATTTCTTGGATTTTCTGATTCTCGCTCTTCGAGACTGGTATTGCTCTCCAGCAAAGCCGCTATGCCGTATCATGAGTTTGAATTTGAAAATGATGATATATTATTATTTGGTTCGGAAGGATCAGGGGTTCCCCTGAGTGTACATGAACGCGCAAATGCCCGAATCACAATCCCGATGAGAAAGGGCATGCGCAGCTTGAACCTTGCTGTTTCGGCTGGCATGGCTTTAGGAGAAGCACTCAGGCAAACAGGACGTTACCCGCAATGA
- a CDS encoding GNAT family N-acetyltransferase, giving the protein MTKEPALSDIPSGLEISEWPNPEPDEYLAMFRKVGENWLWFSRLLLDKDQLIAVIQHDDVQLHKILDGSRAVGFIELDFREAGQCEIGFFGLVPEMNGSGHGRWMMVEALRRAWRSGVERVWLHTCTLDSPRALGFYQNSGFRAYKQEVGMQPDPRLSGHLPRSAAPHIPLLS; this is encoded by the coding sequence ATGACAAAAGAACCAGCGTTGTCAGATATTCCTTCCGGGTTGGAGATTTCAGAATGGCCTAACCCAGAACCTGATGAATATCTGGCAATGTTTCGCAAGGTAGGCGAAAACTGGCTCTGGTTCTCGCGGCTTTTGTTGGACAAGGATCAGCTTATCGCTGTGATTCAACATGATGATGTTCAACTCCATAAGATACTCGATGGCTCCCGCGCAGTTGGATTTATCGAGCTTGATTTCAGAGAAGCCGGACAATGCGAAATCGGATTTTTTGGGCTGGTGCCTGAAATGAACGGGTCCGGTCACGGCCGCTGGATGATGGTCGAAGCCTTGCGGCGCGCCTGGCGATCAGGAGTGGAGCGGGTGTGGCTCCATACATGCACGCTTGATTCCCCAAGGGCGCTTGGTTTTTATCAAAACAGCGGTTTCAGAGCCTATAAGCAGGAAGTTGGGATGCAGCCCGACCCGCGTTTGTCTGGACATTTGCCGCGTAGCGCAGCTCCCCATATTCCGCTGCTCAGCTGA
- a CDS encoding aspartate aminotransferase family protein — MTITPLMPVYPRCGFRPVRGEGAWLISEDGSRALDFASGIAVNILGHGHPHLTAAIQEQAATLMHVSNLYGSPQGEKFAQRLVDTTFADTIFFTNSGAEAVECAIKAARAYHQSQDSERFEIITFKNAFHGRTMATISASNQEKMHHGFSPLLSGFKYVEFDDLDGAKAAIGPNTAGFLVEPIQGEGGVRPASQEFMEGLRDLADEHDLMLVLDEVQCGVARTGKLYAHELYDIEPDIMATAKGIGGGFPLGACLATEKAARGMVVGTHGSTYGGNPLAMAAGNAVWDVVANDEFLENVRTMGDKLRAAIEQFIGNYPDLFEGVRGEGLMLGIMMTHPTRGFVGHLRDNHGLLTVAAGDDTLRVLPPLNITDAEISTFIEKLSAGAADYVQPEAA; from the coding sequence ATGACGATCACCCCGCTAATGCCCGTTTACCCCCGGTGTGGTTTTCGTCCTGTGCGAGGCGAGGGCGCTTGGTTGATTTCCGAGGATGGCAGTCGTGCTTTAGATTTTGCCAGCGGTATTGCGGTCAATATATTGGGACACGGCCATCCGCATCTGACTGCGGCGATACAAGAGCAGGCCGCAACTCTTATGCACGTCTCCAATCTTTACGGCAGTCCACAAGGAGAGAAATTCGCCCAGCGTCTGGTCGATACAACGTTTGCGGACACGATTTTCTTCACTAACAGTGGTGCGGAAGCGGTGGAATGCGCAATAAAAGCAGCGCGCGCCTATCACCAGTCGCAAGACAGTGAACGGTTTGAGATTATCACTTTTAAAAATGCATTCCATGGACGGACAATGGCAACGATCTCTGCGTCCAACCAGGAGAAGATGCACCATGGATTTTCGCCGCTTTTGAGCGGATTCAAATATGTCGAATTTGATGATCTGGATGGCGCGAAAGCGGCCATCGGTCCGAATACCGCAGGTTTTCTTGTAGAACCCATCCAGGGAGAGGGTGGCGTGCGTCCGGCTTCACAAGAATTTATGGAAGGTTTGCGCGATCTTGCCGACGAGCATGATCTGATGCTGGTGCTTGATGAAGTGCAATGCGGCGTGGCGCGGACCGGCAAGCTTTATGCGCACGAGCTTTACGACATTGAGCCTGATATCATGGCAACCGCCAAAGGCATTGGCGGCGGTTTTCCGCTCGGTGCTTGCCTGGCGACAGAAAAAGCGGCACGCGGCATGGTTGTGGGTACCCATGGCTCGACCTATGGAGGCAATCCTTTGGCTATGGCTGCTGGCAACGCGGTTTGGGATGTCGTCGCAAATGACGAGTTTCTGGAGAATGTCCGTACGATGGGTGATAAACTCCGAGCGGCGATTGAGCAGTTTATTGGCAATTATCCGGACTTGTTCGAAGGTGTGCGAGGCGAGGGCCTGATGCTCGGTATCATGATGACTCATCCGACCAGAGGATTTGTCGGTCATCTGCGTGATAACCACGGATTGCTGACCGTCGCTGCGGGAGACGATACTTTGCGTGTATTGCCGCCACTCAATATTACTGATGCTGAAATTTCGACGTTCATCGAAAAATTATCTGCAGGAGCGGCTGACTATGTTCAGCCGGAGGCAGCGTGA
- a CDS encoding GFA family protein, with protein MMKVTGSCHCSAVHFEASIEPKPGLLDCNCSICSRTGFLHLIVPHERFTLLSSEDALTSYKFGSGQADHLFCKHCGVKCFYQPRSHPDAWSVNYNCLDTGHGLEPVIVAFDGQNWEEAKAGLE; from the coding sequence ATGATGAAAGTCACCGGCTCCTGCCACTGCAGCGCCGTTCATTTTGAAGCATCGATTGAGCCGAAGCCCGGGCTGCTCGACTGCAACTGCTCAATCTGTTCCCGAACCGGTTTTCTTCATCTTATCGTGCCGCACGAGAGGTTTACGCTGCTATCCAGCGAGGACGCGCTTACGAGTTATAAATTTGGCAGTGGGCAGGCGGATCATTTGTTCTGCAAGCATTGCGGGGTGAAATGCTTTTACCAGCCACGTTCGCATCCTGATGCCTGGAGTGTGAATTATAACTGCCTTGATACCGGGCATGGGTTGGAGCCGGTCATTGTCGCATTTGATGGGCAGAATTGGGAAGAGGCTAAGGCTGGGCTGGAGTGA
- the katG gene encoding catalase/peroxidase HPI, producing the protein MDMKTGEMSGKCPFTGSDGGVRGLLGRTNKDWWPDQLQLNILTQNGTSPDPMGEDFNYAEAFKSIDYAALKADLTALMTDSQSWWPADYGHYGPFFIRMAWHAAGTYRTADGRGGASSGQQRFAPLNSWPDNGNLDKARRLLWPIKQKYGNQVSWADLFILTGNVAIESMGGPVFGFGGGRADVFEPENDIYWGTEEVMVDSGAETRIQPDKEWDLENPLAAIQMGLIYVNPEGPGGNPDPLLSARDMRVTFERMAMNDEETVALTAGGHAFGKAHGAVDPETLSGAPESEALELMGFGWMTNPDEIGKGHTTTSGIEGAWTNTPTKWTGDYFRLLMDYDYELVHSPAGAQQWQPINQKEEDMAPDAHDPSKKVPTMMTTADMALKMDPDYRKISEKFRNDQAALDDAFARAWFKLCHRDMGPKVRYIGPEVPAEDLIWQDPIPAGSMPSGSDVSSFKSAILGSGLTISELVKAAWASASTYRKSDHRGGANGARVRLAPQKGWAANDPSELSKVLDKIEELRGNLSLADAIVLAGTAAVEKAATDAGFNISVPFTGGRGDATDEQTDAESFEPLEPKADGFRNYLSTKMSVKTEELLLDRASLLGLSIPEMTVLVGGLRVLGANTGNSKHGVLTDKVGQLTNDFFVNLLDMGTAWKVVDGSGDEEYVGSDRASGGEKWHATRTDLIFGSNSQLRAVSEVYAQSDNGEKFVKDFVAAWTKVMNADRFDLA; encoded by the coding sequence ATGGACATGAAAACCGGAGAAATGAGCGGAAAATGCCCTTTTACAGGAAGTGACGGCGGCGTCCGCGGATTGCTCGGTCGCACCAACAAGGACTGGTGGCCTGATCAGTTGCAACTCAACATCCTCACCCAGAACGGTACTTCTCCCGATCCGATGGGCGAAGATTTCAATTATGCCGAAGCATTTAAATCAATAGACTATGCAGCGTTGAAGGCTGACCTGACCGCATTAATGACCGACAGCCAGTCCTGGTGGCCAGCAGACTATGGTCACTACGGCCCGTTTTTTATCCGCATGGCATGGCACGCAGCGGGCACCTATCGTACCGCAGACGGTCGCGGCGGTGCCAGCAGCGGGCAACAACGCTTTGCGCCGCTGAATAGCTGGCCCGATAACGGCAACCTCGATAAAGCGCGCCGCCTGCTTTGGCCCATCAAACAAAAATATGGCAACCAAGTTAGCTGGGCCGATCTGTTCATTCTGACCGGCAACGTCGCCATTGAATCCATGGGCGGACCGGTATTTGGCTTCGGCGGCGGCCGCGCCGATGTGTTTGAACCGGAAAATGATATTTACTGGGGCACGGAAGAAGTAATGGTCGATTCCGGTGCCGAAACCCGCATTCAGCCTGATAAAGAATGGGATCTGGAAAACCCGCTCGCTGCGATCCAGATGGGCCTCATTTATGTCAATCCAGAAGGTCCGGGCGGCAACCCTGATCCGCTACTATCTGCCCGCGATATGCGCGTCACGTTTGAGCGCATGGCGATGAACGACGAAGAAACCGTCGCTCTTACCGCTGGCGGTCATGCATTTGGTAAAGCGCACGGCGCAGTTGATCCAGAAACGCTCAGCGGCGCACCTGAATCAGAAGCACTCGAGCTTATGGGCTTTGGCTGGATGACCAATCCCGATGAAATCGGGAAAGGCCATACCACGACTTCCGGTATCGAAGGAGCCTGGACCAATACACCAACGAAGTGGACGGGTGACTATTTCCGTCTGTTGATGGATTATGACTACGAGCTAGTCCATTCCCCGGCAGGCGCTCAGCAATGGCAGCCGATCAACCAGAAGGAAGAAGATATGGCACCAGATGCCCATGATCCTTCCAAAAAAGTCCCAACCATGATGACGACCGCCGACATGGCTCTGAAAATGGATCCGGACTATCGCAAGATTTCGGAAAAATTCCGTAACGATCAAGCGGCGCTGGATGATGCATTTGCCCGGGCATGGTTTAAACTTTGCCACCGCGATATGGGTCCAAAAGTTCGCTATATTGGTCCGGAAGTTCCTGCTGAAGACTTGATCTGGCAGGATCCTATCCCTGCTGGCTCCATGCCGAGTGGCAGTGATGTCTCCTCGTTCAAATCAGCCATTCTGGGCAGCGGCCTGACTATCTCCGAACTGGTAAAAGCAGCTTGGGCATCCGCTTCCACTTACCGCAAGTCCGACCATCGCGGCGGTGCCAATGGCGCGCGCGTTCGTCTGGCCCCGCAAAAAGGCTGGGCGGCAAACGATCCATCCGAGCTGTCAAAAGTTCTGGACAAAATCGAAGAACTGCGTGGTAATCTGTCCTTAGCAGATGCTATCGTTCTGGCCGGAACCGCAGCGGTTGAAAAGGCAGCGACAGATGCAGGCTTTAATATAAGCGTGCCTTTCACTGGTGGACGCGGTGATGCGACAGACGAGCAGACCGATGCTGAAAGCTTTGAGCCACTGGAACCAAAAGCCGATGGTTTCCGCAATTATCTTAGCACCAAAATGAGCGTGAAAACCGAAGAGTTGCTGCTCGACAGGGCCAGCTTGCTTGGGCTGTCCATTCCGGAAATGACAGTCTTGGTTGGCGGTCTTCGTGTTCTGGGCGCCAATACAGGTAACAGCAAGCATGGCGTGCTTACCGACAAGGTAGGTCAGTTGACCAATGACTTCTTCGTCAACCTGCTCGACATGGGTACGGCATGGAAAGTGGTCGATGGCAGTGGTGACGAGGAATATGTCGGCAGCGATCGTGCCAGCGGCGGCGAAAAATGGCACGCAACGCGCACCGACCTGATCTTCGGCTCAAACTCGCAACTGCGCGCCGTTTCCGAAGTCTATGCCCAGTCCGACAATGGTGAGAAATTCGTCAAGGATTTCGTGGCCGCTTGGACCAAGGTGATGAACGCGGATCGTTTTGATTTGGCGTAA